A single genomic interval of Cupriavidus sp. MP-37 harbors:
- a CDS encoding HPP family protein, producing MPTAPVSALAHNARAWLRTFVPLPVAASRKERLKSCFGALLGLLCTEWISHQTLGGFNPWFVAPMGASAVLLFAVPSSPLAQPWSIIGGNLIAGVVGVACARWIPDPGLAAAVAVAVAIALMFQFHCVHPPSGAVAITAVFGGPAVSALGFGFVAVPVLFNSMLLLMMALAFNNLSRRRYPHRPPEPAVQHGTRDVPPSQRVGVTRADLDAALKVRGEFLDIEEDDLEQILVAAQLRAYRRHFGNVLCGEIMSRDVITVTPDQPAHEAGHLLSRHRIKALPVVDATRKLVGIITQSDFFAAQRDTGARRLAGTVRNLMTRAVVTARPDQPMVELAQAFSDGGLHHAPVIDDQRRVVGMVTQSDLVAALLKSGVMAVPD from the coding sequence ATGCCAACCGCCCCCGTCTCCGCCCTGGCGCATAACGCCCGTGCCTGGCTGCGCACATTTGTTCCGTTACCCGTCGCCGCCAGCCGCAAGGAGCGCCTCAAGAGCTGCTTCGGCGCCCTGCTGGGGCTGCTTTGCACCGAATGGATCAGCCACCAAACGCTGGGCGGCTTCAATCCCTGGTTCGTCGCGCCAATGGGCGCCTCGGCGGTGCTGCTGTTCGCAGTGCCGTCCTCGCCACTGGCGCAGCCTTGGTCAATCATCGGCGGCAACCTGATCGCAGGGGTGGTCGGGGTAGCCTGCGCGCGCTGGATCCCCGACCCCGGCCTCGCCGCCGCCGTCGCGGTAGCCGTCGCCATCGCCCTGATGTTCCAGTTCCATTGCGTGCACCCGCCCAGCGGCGCGGTGGCCATCACCGCGGTCTTCGGCGGGCCCGCCGTCAGTGCGCTGGGCTTCGGCTTCGTGGCGGTGCCGGTGCTGTTCAATTCGATGCTGCTGCTGATGATGGCGCTGGCCTTCAACAACCTGTCGCGCCGGCGCTACCCGCATCGTCCGCCCGAACCCGCGGTGCAGCATGGCACCAGGGACGTGCCGCCTTCCCAGCGCGTCGGCGTGACCCGCGCGGACCTGGATGCCGCGCTGAAGGTGCGCGGCGAATTCCTGGATATCGAGGAAGACGACCTCGAGCAGATCCTGGTCGCGGCGCAACTGCGCGCCTATCGCCGTCATTTCGGCAACGTGCTGTGCGGAGAGATCATGTCGCGCGATGTGATCACGGTGACGCCAGACCAGCCCGCGCATGAGGCGGGACACCTGCTGTCGCGGCATCGCATCAAGGCCCTGCCGGTGGTGGACGCGACGCGCAAGCTGGTGGGGATCATTACGCAAAGCGATTTCTTTGCCGCGCAGCGCGATACGGGGGCGCGGCGGCTGGCCGGCACGGTGCGCAACCTGATGACGCGGGCCGTCGTCACCGCGCGGCCCGATCAGCCGATGGTCGAGCTGGCGCAGGCGTTTTCCGATGGCGGGCTGCATCATGCGCCGGTGATCGATGACCAGCGGCGGGTGGTGGGGATGGTGACGCAATCGGATCTGGTTGCGGCGCTGTTGAAGAGTGGGGTGATGGCGGTGCCGGACTGA
- a CDS encoding dimethylarginine dimethylaminohydrolase family protein yields the protein MIQTPTILLVEPTFYDVSYSINPWMDPAAWARDPHGMHRNAMQSFQALRDALGRAGFAVEVAPGAPGLPDMVFPANAAVVLDGRALLARFRYPQRRGEEAPFADIFGKLCARGLLDEVALLPEGCYQEGAGDCIWDAGRGHFWAGFGPRSSHEAALAVSRYFGKDVVPLELATEQSYHLDVCFCPLSGGEVLYYPPAFSTAALRELRARVPARLRIEASADDLRHFSVNAVNLDDQVVMTRTTPHLRTELGRRGYQLHEVDLSPYMLSGGGAYCMTLRLDRSSGRGLAAAAA from the coding sequence GTGATCCAGACCCCGACCATCCTGCTAGTCGAGCCGACCTTCTACGACGTGTCCTACAGCATCAATCCGTGGATGGACCCGGCCGCCTGGGCGCGCGATCCGCACGGCATGCACCGCAATGCGATGCAGTCGTTCCAGGCGTTGCGCGACGCGCTCGGCCGCGCGGGCTTCGCCGTGGAGGTGGCGCCCGGCGCGCCCGGGCTGCCGGACATGGTGTTCCCGGCCAATGCCGCCGTGGTGCTCGACGGGCGCGCCTTGCTGGCGCGCTTCCGCTATCCGCAGCGCCGCGGCGAGGAAGCGCCGTTCGCCGACATCTTCGGCAAGCTGTGCGCGCGGGGGCTGCTCGACGAAGTCGCGCTGCTGCCGGAAGGCTGCTACCAGGAAGGCGCCGGCGACTGTATCTGGGACGCGGGCCGCGGGCATTTCTGGGCCGGGTTCGGGCCGCGTTCTTCGCACGAGGCGGCGCTGGCGGTGTCGCGCTATTTCGGCAAGGACGTGGTGCCACTGGAGCTGGCCACCGAGCAGAGCTACCACCTCGACGTGTGCTTCTGCCCGCTGTCGGGCGGCGAGGTGCTGTACTACCCGCCGGCGTTCAGCACAGCGGCGCTGCGCGAGCTGCGCGCGCGCGTGCCGGCGCGGCTGCGCATCGAGGCCAGCGCCGACGACCTGCGCCATTTCAGCGTCAATGCCGTCAACCTCGACGACCAGGTGGTGATGACCCGCACCACGCCGCATCTGCGCACCGAACTTGGACGGCGCGGCTACCAGCTGCATGAGGTCGACCTGTCGCCGTACATGCTGTCGGGCGGCGGCGCCTATTGCATGACCCTGCGGCTGGACCGCAGCAGCGGACGCGGCCTCGCCGCGGCGGCCGCCTGA
- a CDS encoding ornithine cyclodeaminase, translating to MKNTVRTLFLDAAEVARLVAAIGPQAAIVDLAAQVRQAFARWADFDKSARLASHSARGVIELMPVSDGSQYAFKYVNGHPRNAQHGMPTVMACGLLAEVETGFPLMLADLTLATALRTAATSALAARAMARPGAATMALIGNGAQAEFQVLAFHAMLGVREIAAYDIDPAATARLMRNLAAVPGLAIRRADSVGAALAGADIVSTVTADKTRATILTPDMVRPGMHLNAVGGDCPGKTELHAEILRRARIVVEYEPQTRIEGEIQQLPADAPVTELWQVLAGHAPGRAAADEVTVFDSVGFALEDYAALRWLYAAAQAHRAGTAVELVAMPPDPRNLYGWMLAQADGGGAGRPLPRPAAVA from the coding sequence ATGAAGAACACCGTCCGAACATTGTTTCTCGACGCGGCCGAGGTCGCCCGGCTGGTGGCCGCGATCGGCCCGCAGGCCGCCATCGTCGACCTGGCCGCGCAGGTGCGCCAGGCGTTCGCGCGCTGGGCCGATTTCGACAAGTCCGCGCGGCTGGCCAGCCATTCGGCGCGCGGCGTGATCGAGCTGATGCCGGTCAGCGACGGCAGCCAGTATGCGTTCAAGTACGTCAACGGCCATCCGCGCAATGCGCAGCACGGCATGCCGACGGTAATGGCGTGCGGCCTGCTGGCCGAGGTCGAAACCGGCTTCCCGCTGATGCTGGCGGACCTGACGCTGGCCACCGCGCTGCGCACCGCGGCCACCTCGGCGCTGGCGGCGCGCGCCATGGCGCGGCCGGGCGCGGCCACCATGGCGCTGATCGGCAATGGTGCGCAGGCGGAATTCCAAGTGCTGGCCTTCCACGCGATGCTGGGCGTGCGCGAGATCGCCGCCTATGACATCGACCCCGCCGCCACCGCGCGGCTGATGCGCAATCTTGCCGCCGTGCCCGGCCTTGCCATCCGGCGCGCCGATTCGGTCGGGGCCGCGCTGGCCGGCGCCGACATCGTCTCGACCGTCACCGCCGACAAGACCCGCGCGACCATCCTGACGCCCGACATGGTGCGGCCCGGCATGCACCTGAACGCGGTCGGCGGCGATTGCCCGGGCAAGACCGAGCTGCATGCCGAGATCCTGCGCCGCGCGCGCATCGTGGTGGAGTACGAACCGCAGACCCGCATCGAGGGCGAGATCCAGCAGCTGCCTGCCGACGCGCCCGTGACCGAGTTGTGGCAGGTGCTGGCCGGCCATGCGCCCGGCCGCGCCGCGGCGGACGAGGTGACCGTGTTTGATTCGGTGGGATTTGCGCTGGAAGACTATGCCGCGCTGCGCTGGCTCTACGCCGCGGCGCAGGCGCACCGTGCCGGCACGGCGGTGGAACTGGTGGCGATGCCGCCCGACCCGCGCAACCTGTACGGCTGGATGCTGGCGCAGGCCGACGGCGGCGGCGCCGGGCGGCCACTGCCACGGCCGGCGGCCGTGGCCTGA
- a CDS encoding sigma-54 dependent transcriptional regulator encodes MPAELNVLVVEDDADVRLGCEQALRLEGIATRGVGSAEAALREAGPGYAGVVVSDIRLPGQDGMALLAQLRARDPALPVIMITGHGDVGLAVQAMKQGAYDFLEKPFSPEQLVDATRRALEQRRLALEVSELRERLAGREKLETRLIGHSPAVERLRRLIADLAGTDANVLIHGETGTGKELVARCLHEASQRHARNFVAINCGGLPEQLFESEIFGHEAGSFTGAARRRIGKIEHAEGGTLFLDEIESMPMPLQIKLLRVLQERVVERLGSNQPVPVNTRVVAATKADLRALSDAGQFRADLYYRLNVITLELPPLRERREDVPALFEHFVAQAALRFERDAVPATPAELSALVAYPWPGNVRELRNLAERHVLGLGCNPGQGATAPEAMPLAQAVEQFERALIADAMRRHDGNLSRASEALGVAKTTLFDKVRKYGL; translated from the coding sequence ATGCCGGCTGAGCTGAACGTACTGGTCGTCGAAGACGATGCCGACGTGCGCTTGGGTTGCGAGCAGGCGCTGCGCCTGGAGGGCATTGCCACGCGCGGCGTGGGCAGCGCCGAAGCCGCGCTGCGCGAGGCCGGCCCGGGCTACGCCGGCGTGGTGGTCAGCGACATCCGCCTGCCCGGCCAGGACGGCATGGCGCTGCTGGCGCAATTGCGCGCGCGCGACCCCGCGCTGCCGGTGATCATGATCACCGGCCACGGCGATGTGGGACTGGCGGTGCAGGCGATGAAGCAAGGCGCCTACGACTTCCTGGAAAAACCGTTCTCGCCCGAGCAGCTGGTCGACGCCACCCGCCGCGCGCTCGAACAGCGCCGGCTCGCGCTCGAAGTATCAGAACTGCGAGAACGGCTGGCCGGCCGCGAGAAACTCGAGACCCGGCTGATCGGCCATTCGCCCGCGGTCGAACGGCTGCGGCGCCTGATCGCGGACCTGGCCGGCACCGACGCCAACGTGCTGATCCACGGCGAGACCGGCACCGGCAAGGAACTGGTCGCGCGCTGCCTGCACGAGGCCAGCCAGCGCCACGCGCGCAACTTTGTCGCGATCAACTGCGGCGGCCTGCCCGAGCAGCTGTTCGAAAGCGAGATCTTCGGCCACGAGGCCGGCTCCTTCACCGGCGCCGCGCGCCGCCGCATCGGCAAGATCGAGCATGCCGAAGGCGGCACGCTGTTTCTCGACGAGATCGAGAGCATGCCGATGCCGCTGCAGATCAAGCTGCTGCGGGTGCTGCAGGAACGCGTGGTGGAGCGCCTGGGCTCGAACCAGCCGGTGCCGGTCAATACCCGCGTGGTGGCCGCCACCAAGGCCGACCTGCGCGCGCTGTCCGATGCCGGCCAGTTCCGCGCCGACCTGTACTACCGCCTCAACGTGATCACGCTGGAGCTGCCGCCGCTGCGCGAACGGCGCGAGGACGTGCCGGCGTTGTTTGAACATTTCGTCGCGCAGGCCGCGTTGCGCTTCGAGCGCGATGCGGTGCCGGCCACGCCGGCGGAACTGTCGGCGCTGGTGGCCTACCCGTGGCCGGGCAATGTGCGCGAGCTGCGCAACCTGGCCGAGCGCCACGTGCTGGGGCTGGGCTGCAACCCCGGCCAGGGCGCCACCGCGCCCGAGGCCATGCCGCTGGCGCAAGCCGTCGAGCAGTTCGAGCGCGCGCTGATTGCCGACGCCATGCGCCGCCACGATGGCAACCTGAGCCGCGCCAGCGAAGCGCTGGGCGTGGCCAAGACCACGCTGTTCGACAAGGTGCGCAAGTACGGATTGTGA
- a CDS encoding AI-2E family transporter gives MSSGQLIEKIAAVFALIVLIGGSLLVLAPFTTALLWGAILAFSSWHPYTVLSRWLGNRRGLAALICVLLATVIVLGPFVYAGASFSAHLDDLAALVDRYMEQGLPQLPLWLSSLPYVGSYLQSSWDSLINADSEMVANLRKLIAPVGHVLLGAGLSIGAGLGQLALSIILAFFFYTGGEFAIAWLRAGMRRIAGERADHLLELAGSTVKGVVYGVLGTAFIQAVLAGIGLWIAGVPGAAILGFVTFFLSVIPVGPPLVWLPAALWLYHTGATGWAIFLVVWGVGVVSMADNIVKPLLISKGTGMPLIWIMLGVLGGALAFGFLGVFIGPTLLAVAYALLRDWTIGSQGELQRDLQQGAALASAPAPAAAPAPAVVDNPDVPPAATGKRSG, from the coding sequence ATGAGTTCCGGCCAGTTAATCGAAAAAATCGCCGCCGTCTTCGCGCTGATCGTGCTGATCGGCGGCTCGCTGCTGGTGCTGGCGCCGTTCACCACGGCGCTGCTGTGGGGCGCGATCCTGGCGTTCAGTTCCTGGCACCCGTACACCGTGCTGTCGCGCTGGCTCGGCAACCGGCGCGGCCTGGCCGCGTTGATTTGCGTGCTGCTGGCCACGGTGATCGTGCTGGGTCCGTTCGTCTACGCCGGCGCCAGCTTCTCCGCGCACCTGGACGACCTCGCCGCGCTGGTCGACCGCTATATGGAGCAGGGCTTGCCGCAGCTGCCGCTGTGGCTGAGCAGCCTGCCCTATGTCGGCAGCTACCTGCAAAGCTCCTGGGACAGCCTGATCAATGCCGATTCCGAGATGGTCGCCAACCTGCGCAAGCTGATCGCGCCGGTCGGGCACGTGCTGCTGGGCGCGGGGCTGTCGATCGGGGCCGGGCTGGGGCAGCTGGCGCTGTCGATCATCCTGGCGTTCTTCTTCTACACCGGCGGCGAGTTCGCCATTGCCTGGCTGCGCGCCGGCATGCGCCGCATCGCCGGCGAGCGCGCCGACCATCTGCTGGAGCTGGCGGGCAGCACCGTCAAGGGCGTGGTCTACGGCGTGCTGGGCACCGCCTTCATCCAAGCCGTGCTGGCCGGCATCGGCCTGTGGATCGCGGGCGTGCCGGGCGCCGCCATCCTCGGCTTCGTGACCTTCTTCCTGTCGGTGATACCGGTAGGGCCGCCGCTGGTGTGGCTGCCGGCAGCGCTGTGGCTGTACCACACCGGCGCCACCGGCTGGGCCATCTTCCTGGTGGTGTGGGGCGTGGGCGTGGTCAGCATGGCTGACAACATCGTCAAGCCGCTGCTGATCAGCAAGGGCACCGGCATGCCGCTGATCTGGATCATGCTGGGCGTGCTCGGCGGCGCGCTGGCGTTCGGCTTCCTGGGCGTGTTCATCGGCCCGACGCTGCTGGCGGTGGCCTATGCCCTGCTGCGCGACTGGACCATCGGCTCGCAGGGCGAGCTGCAGCGCGACCTGCAGCAAGGCGCAGCGCTGGCGTCCGCACCGGCGCCGGCCGCAGCGCCGGCGCCGGCCGTGGTCGACAACCCCGATGTACCGCCGGCAGCCACCGGCAAGCGATCCGGCTGA
- a CDS encoding ATP-binding protein — protein sequence MTGPLHPPGDTPSATTASPAASGTSAASAHGARLPHGLRGAAPLLALLALAVLVGLAGALGYRYTYDTALARQAERGQVQLRLYTQALESELAHYDYVPGLLSLDERIAALLLRPDDAARTARANEYLSALNTRAGTRVIYVLDAHGKVLATSNWQRPDSYLGEDLSFRPYFRAAMEGQLGRFYGVGTTRSESGYYLSAPLGERDNPVGVAVVKIGLEPLENRWQGADSQMLLTDENGVVILASDPSWKLAALRPLSTDARERLARSLQYNRAPLPQLPLTLVRKVDHGNGSSSDELVRLRRGPPMLAQHAALPGTDWQLTLLTNTSQARVAALNTAALAGVLTAFVLLLGAAWNVRRRIINERLAARAALEAANSELERKVAERTADLSTTNQRLQAEVTERIRAETVLRQAQDGLLQAGKLAAVGQMSTGIAHELNQPLAALRTISGNTGKFLERGDYATVRANLDTIIGLVERMGRITGALKSFARKPGNGRRQARLAEAVDNALFLLQTRVDAVQPALQRDVDPALAVVCDPNRLEQVLVNLLGNALDAVAGRPEPRIALHAHVAGGMVHLTVRDNGAGLSEEAFARLFEPFFTTKPAGQGLGLGLTLSAGILNENGGSLSATNHPDGGACFTLVLPLAPESNSQDAEHAG from the coding sequence ATGACCGGCCCGCTACACCCTCCCGGCGATACCCCCAGCGCCACCACCGCCAGCCCTGCCGCCTCCGGGACTTCGGCTGCCTCGGCCCACGGCGCGCGCCTGCCCCACGGCCTGCGCGGCGCCGCGCCGCTGCTGGCGCTGCTGGCGCTCGCCGTGCTGGTGGGCCTGGCCGGCGCGCTCGGCTACCGCTACACCTACGACACCGCGCTGGCGCGCCAGGCGGAACGCGGCCAGGTGCAGCTGCGGCTGTACACGCAGGCGCTGGAAAGCGAGCTGGCCCATTACGACTACGTGCCCGGCCTGCTGTCGCTGGACGAGCGCATCGCCGCGCTGCTGCTGCGGCCCGACGACGCCGCGCGCACCGCGCGCGCCAACGAATACCTGAGCGCCCTCAACACCCGCGCCGGCACGCGCGTGATCTATGTGCTGGATGCGCATGGCAAGGTGCTGGCCACCAGCAACTGGCAGCGCCCGGACAGCTACCTCGGCGAAGACCTGAGCTTCCGCCCGTATTTCCGCGCGGCCATGGAGGGCCAGCTGGGCCGCTTCTACGGTGTCGGCACCACGCGCAGCGAGTCCGGCTACTACCTGTCGGCGCCCTTGGGCGAGCGCGACAACCCGGTCGGCGTGGCGGTGGTCAAGATCGGCCTGGAGCCGCTGGAAAACCGCTGGCAGGGTGCCGACAGCCAGATGCTGCTGACCGACGAGAACGGCGTGGTGATCCTGGCCTCGGACCCGTCGTGGAAGCTGGCCGCGCTGCGCCCGCTGTCGACCGACGCACGCGAGCGCCTGGCGCGCAGCCTGCAGTACAACCGCGCCCCGCTGCCGCAGTTGCCGCTGACCCTGGTGCGCAAGGTCGACCACGGCAATGGCAGCAGCAGCGACGAGCTGGTGCGCCTGCGCCGCGGCCCGCCGATGCTGGCCCAGCATGCCGCGCTGCCCGGCACCGACTGGCAGCTGACGCTGCTGACCAATACCTCGCAGGCGCGCGTGGCCGCGCTCAACACCGCGGCGCTGGCCGGCGTGCTGACCGCCTTCGTGCTGCTGCTGGGCGCCGCCTGGAACGTGCGCCGGCGCATCATCAACGAGCGCCTGGCGGCGCGCGCGGCGCTGGAGGCGGCCAACAGCGAACTCGAGCGCAAGGTGGCCGAGCGCACCGCCGACCTGTCCACCACCAACCAGCGCCTGCAGGCCGAGGTCACCGAACGCATCCGCGCCGAGACCGTGCTGCGCCAGGCCCAGGACGGGCTGCTGCAGGCCGGCAAGCTGGCCGCGGTGGGGCAGATGTCGACCGGCATCGCGCACGAGCTGAACCAGCCGCTGGCGGCGCTGCGCACCATCTCCGGCAATACCGGCAAGTTCCTCGAGCGCGGCGACTACGCCACGGTGCGCGCCAACCTCGACACCATCATCGGCCTGGTCGAGCGCATGGGCCGCATCACCGGCGCGCTCAAGTCGTTCGCGCGCAAGCCCGGCAACGGCAGGCGCCAGGCCAGGCTGGCCGAGGCGGTGGACAACGCGCTGTTCCTGCTGCAAACCCGCGTCGACGCCGTGCAGCCGGCGCTGCAGCGCGATGTCGACCCGGCCCTGGCGGTGGTGTGCGACCCCAACCGGCTGGAACAGGTGCTGGTCAACCTGCTCGGCAATGCGCTCGACGCGGTCGCCGGCAGGCCCGAGCCGCGCATCGCGCTGCATGCGCACGTGGCCGGGGGCATGGTCCACCTGACCGTGCGCGACAACGGCGCCGGCCTGTCCGAGGAAGCCTTCGCGCGGCTGTTCGAGCCGTTCTTCACCACCAAGCCCGCGGGCCAGGGGCTGGGGCTGGGCCTGACGCTGTCGGCCGGCATCCTCAACGAGAACGGCGGCAGCCTGTCCGCCACCAACCATCCGGACGGCGGCGCCTGCTTCACGCTGGTGCTGCCGCTGGCGCCGGAATCGAATTCACAGGATGCCGAACATGCCGGCTGA
- a CDS encoding Lrp/AsnC family transcriptional regulator, with protein sequence MDATDQQLIALLRDNARTPVTALAQALRVSRATVQNRIDKLEQEGVIVGYTVRLRPEAEAHRIRAWMTVAVEGNKTRAVLQALRGEPHVQALHTTNGRWDIIAELRAETLEAFDRALDRIRLIDGISATETSILLSTYK encoded by the coding sequence ATGGATGCCACCGACCAGCAACTGATTGCCCTCCTGCGCGACAACGCGCGCACCCCGGTGACGGCATTGGCGCAAGCGCTGCGGGTGTCGCGCGCGACCGTGCAGAACCGTATCGACAAACTGGAACAGGAAGGGGTGATCGTCGGCTACACCGTGCGCCTGCGGCCCGAGGCCGAGGCGCACCGCATCCGCGCCTGGATGACGGTCGCGGTCGAAGGCAACAAGACCCGCGCCGTGCTGCAGGCGCTGCGCGGCGAGCCCCACGTGCAGGCGCTGCACACCACCAACGGCCGCTGGGACATCATCGCCGAGCTGCGCGCCGAGACGCTCGAGGCTTTCGATCGCGCGCTCGACCGGATCCGGCTGATCGACGGCATCAGCGCCACCGAGACCAGCATCCTGCTGTCGACCTACAAGTAG
- a CDS encoding chloride channel protein yields the protein MSSVMPVEKRDYAVNRRLLLLSVIALGIGALSTVAADVLVNLIRFFTNLFFYQTLSLAERSPAGHALGAWVIAVPVVGGLIVGLMARYGSDKIRGHGIPEAIEAVLFGKSKMSPRVAVLKPLSSGIVIGSGGPFGAEGPIIMTGGSLASLLAQYLHLTAGERKALLVAGACAGMTAIFGTPVAAVLLAVELLLFELRPRSLLPVALACAVAGFLRPLLFEAGPLFPLQTAAAGTPALLSCVLAGLLCGVLGAGLTLALYRTEDAFARLPLHWMWWPALGGLVVGIGGYFEPRALGVGYDVIGDLLNNRIAIEIALALLAVKAVIWIAALGSGTSGGVLAPLLMLGAGLGVVLAPWLPGGSPQLWALVCMAGVLGSVLGAPLTAIVFAFGLTHDTQALLPLLLTTAVAYGFSVLAMKRSIMTEKIARRGLHIYREYSVDPLERAHVDELMTREVVAIDADLPVADAMVRYFGEHAAHRAYPVVSDGRVLGMLERTAIRALAAGEVPPGMRCRDLLSAPAHVLLPGQTARAAAGSMAALSVARLPVVESVETMRLAGIVSLRDLLRPSGSVFHEESRRERLRGRAAA from the coding sequence ATGTCGTCTGTCATGCCGGTCGAAAAACGCGACTATGCCGTCAACCGCCGCCTGCTGCTGCTATCGGTCATCGCGCTGGGCATCGGCGCGCTCAGCACGGTGGCTGCGGACGTGCTGGTGAACCTGATCCGCTTTTTCACCAACCTGTTTTTCTACCAGACGCTGTCGCTGGCGGAGCGCTCGCCGGCGGGCCATGCGCTGGGTGCGTGGGTGATCGCGGTGCCGGTGGTGGGCGGACTGATCGTCGGCCTGATGGCCCGCTATGGCAGCGACAAGATCCGCGGCCACGGCATTCCCGAGGCGATCGAGGCGGTGCTGTTCGGCAAGAGCAAGATGTCGCCGCGGGTGGCGGTGCTCAAGCCGCTGTCGTCGGGGATCGTGATCGGCAGCGGCGGGCCGTTCGGCGCCGAAGGGCCGATCATCATGACCGGGGGCTCGCTGGCGTCGCTGCTGGCGCAGTACCTGCACCTGACCGCGGGCGAGCGCAAGGCGCTGCTGGTCGCGGGCGCGTGCGCCGGCATGACTGCGATCTTCGGCACCCCGGTGGCGGCGGTGCTGCTGGCGGTGGAACTGCTGCTGTTCGAACTGCGCCCGCGTAGCTTGCTGCCGGTGGCGCTGGCGTGCGCGGTGGCCGGGTTCCTGCGCCCGCTGCTGTTCGAGGCCGGTCCGCTGTTTCCGCTGCAGACCGCGGCGGCGGGCACGCCGGCGCTGCTGTCGTGCGTGCTGGCCGGCCTGCTGTGCGGCGTGCTGGGCGCCGGGCTGACGCTGGCGCTGTACCGCACCGAAGACGCGTTCGCGCGCCTGCCGCTGCACTGGATGTGGTGGCCGGCGCTGGGCGGGCTGGTGGTCGGCATCGGCGGGTATTTCGAGCCGCGCGCGCTGGGCGTGGGCTATGACGTGATCGGCGACCTGCTGAACAACCGCATCGCCATCGAGATCGCGCTGGCGCTGCTGGCGGTCAAGGCCGTGATCTGGATCGCCGCGCTGGGTTCGGGCACTTCCGGCGGCGTGCTGGCGCCGCTGCTGATGCTGGGCGCGGGGCTGGGCGTGGTGCTGGCGCCGTGGCTGCCGGGTGGTTCGCCGCAGCTGTGGGCGCTGGTGTGCATGGCCGGGGTGCTGGGCAGCGTGCTGGGCGCGCCGTTGACCGCCATCGTCTTCGCCTTCGGGCTTACCCACGACACGCAGGCGCTGCTGCCGCTGTTGCTGACCACCGCGGTGGCGTACGGTTTCTCGGTGCTGGCGATGAAGCGCTCGATCATGACCGAGAAAATCGCCCGGCGCGGCCTGCATATCTACCGCGAATACAGTGTCGATCCGCTCGAGCGCGCCCATGTGGACGAACTGATGACGCGCGAGGTGGTGGCGATCGACGCTGACCTGCCGGTCGCGGACGCGATGGTGCGCTATTTCGGCGAACACGCAGCGCATCGCGCCTACCCGGTGGTGTCCGATGGCCGCGTGCTCGGCATGCTGGAACGCACGGCGATCCGTGCCCTGGCCGCGGGCGAGGTGCCGCCCGGCATGCGTTGCCGCGACCTGCTGAGCGCGCCCGCGCACGTACTGCTGCCGGGCCAGACCGCGCGCGCCGCCGCCGGCAGCATGGCGGCGCTGAGCGTGGCGCGCCTGCCGGTGGTGGAAAGCGTGGAAACCATGCGCCTGGCCGGCATCGTGTCGCTGCGCGACCTGCTGCGTCCCAGCGGCAGCGTGTTCCACGAAGAGTCGCGGCGCGAGCGCCTGCGCGGCCGCGCCGCGGCCTGA
- a CDS encoding helix-turn-helix domain-containing protein yields MKLDPALAEKPYYSTRTAAKLLNVSLGTVQKMVERGELGAWKTNGGHRRIHKETVHRLLATRIGPESASPHGLDLVVFHPNHQEAQRIHSQLGKWGLPLKSVVVDDVLDTVITSVSEHPRVVLYYVDELNDAESATVEKLQNFFASQHVIFAVITNRQAYDGVADALQHWGIMVFLKTPSLEEVKGFLRAQLMMGRAA; encoded by the coding sequence ATGAAACTTGATCCGGCACTGGCTGAAAAGCCTTACTACAGCACGCGTACAGCGGCAAAACTGCTCAACGTCTCACTGGGCACGGTCCAGAAGATGGTCGAGCGCGGCGAACTCGGGGCCTGGAAGACCAACGGCGGCCACCGGCGCATCCACAAGGAAACCGTGCATCGCCTGCTGGCGACGCGCATCGGGCCCGAGTCGGCATCGCCGCACGGGCTGGACCTGGTGGTGTTCCACCCCAACCACCAGGAGGCACAGCGCATCCACAGCCAGCTCGGCAAATGGGGGCTGCCGCTCAAGAGCGTGGTGGTCGACGATGTGCTCGACACCGTCATCACCTCGGTCAGCGAGCATCCGCGCGTGGTGCTGTACTACGTCGACGAGCTCAACGACGCCGAGTCGGCCACGGTCGAGAAGCTGCAGAACTTCTTTGCCAGCCAGCACGTGATCTTCGCAGTGATCACCAACCGCCAGGCCTATGACGGCGTGGCCGATGCGCTCCAGCACTGGGGCATCATGGTGTTCCTGAAGACGCCCTCGCTCGAAGAGGTCAAGGGCTTCCTGCGGGCGCAGCTGATGATGGGCCGCGCCGCCTGA